CTGACAGGGGATATGAACCGGACGGACTGGCTCGGAACGAAAGTCCCTGCAGATTTCTATGCAGCCAAAGGCATCGTGGAGAGCATCCTTGAAAAACTGGGCCTTGAAGGCAATGTCCGCTATGAGCAGGTCGCAAGGTTCGATGAACTGCATCCGGGCAGGTCGGCGGATGTCCTGCTGGACAATGAAACGATCGGCTTCATCGGTGAACTGCACCCCAAATATGCAAGGGAGAACGATCTTGAGCGGACAGCGGTCTTCGAAGTGAATCTGGATCGTCTGCTTGCCGTCAAACAGGGCAACGTCGTCTATGAACAGCTGTCCAGATATCCATCCATCACACGTGACATCGCCCTGGTCGTCGACGCATCCGTCGCGGCGGATACACTTGTCCGGACCATTGAGGCGGCGGCGCGGAAATATCTTGTGGATGTCTATGTGTTCGATGTCTATGAAGGTGAAAATATGGAAGCGGGCAGGAAGTCCGTGGCACTCCGCCTCACCTACCTAAATAAGGAGAATACACTGACGGACGAGGAAATAGAAAAACTGCATACACCTGTTCTGGAAGCACTTGAAGAGAGCGGTGCACAGATCAGATAGAAAAAAGGACGATCACATAAAGATGTGATCGTCCTTTTCATGTCTGTTCTATTTGGCGAATACGACATCCCAGCCGTCTTTTTTGGCGAGCATATTCCGGGCAATCTCCTTGGCGCCTTCCAGGCTGTGGCTCGCTGCCCAGCCGCACTGCACTTCATTGCATGCAGGGACTTCATCTGCTTCGAGCACATCATCGAGTGTCTTTTCCACCACTTCCCGGATATGGTCGAAGTCATCATCGTTCAGCACGGCAAGGTAGAAGCCGGTCTGGCAGCCCATCGGGCTCAGATCGACGACCTTGTCATGATGGTTCCTGATGTTTTCTGCCATCAGGTGCTCGAGTGAGTGCAGCCCCGGCATTTCCATATGCTCCTTGTTCGGCTGGCAGAACCTTATGTCGTATTTGTAGATGACGTCCCCATGCTCACCTTCACTCTTTCCGGCGAGGCGGATGTAGGGCGCATCGACTTTCGTATGGTCGAGGTTGAAGCTTTCGACATTCATTTTCGGCATTTTAAAGACTCCTTTAACTGATTGATTATTCCCATAATAAAGGAAAAGCCATTGATTCTCAAATGTATCGGATCTACATGGAGCCTTTCTTCCTGAGCAGGTCCATCACCTTCTGCCTCGATTTGAAATGCTTCTTCGTCATATTATCGAGGTAGTCCATGCCATGACGGTCTGCGATCTTTGCTGCAAATGCATCCGTCTTTCCGCTGGCGCCCCGCGGCACCGTGGTTTTCAGATTGCGGTTCAGATTTTCCATCTGCTCCAGATATTTGCTCCGTGCAAGTATGCTGGCACAGGCGACGGCGATCGATTTCGACTCGGCCTTCGTCTCCTGATGGATCAGTTCCGGCCTGAACGGATCGGGGACATATTTCCTGTAGGCATTCTCCGTCGTGAACTGGTCGATGACGATTGCCTGGACATCCTGCTGCGCCCCGTCATCAAGCTTTTCATATACATTGCGGATGCAGTGGTCGTGCAGGACCGCCTTCAGCTTGACGATGTTCCATCCTGCATCGATCTTTTCATTGTAGGATGGATTGTCGAGTATGACGAGTGAGTAGGGGATGATATGGATGATGTCACGGGCCAGTTTATCGACCGTCCCGTTCGAGAGGTTTTTGGAGTCCTTCACCCCAAGTTCCTTCAGGAGGGCCACTTTATCCGCGGGGACGTGGGCCGCACATACCGTCATCGGGCCGAAGTAGTCGCCGACACCGGCCTCGTCACTGCCTATAGTATTCAGTTGATCATAGTTCATATTTACCCGTTCCTTTATGTTTTTTCGTATGCATATACTTGTATAACCACTGGTGGATAAGTATAATAAATTAATGATAACATAAAGAGCTGAAACTTTTGATAGGGAGGCAATGTCAGATGGCAGAATACAGAAACCGCATTGCTGTCGAAATAAATGATCAGCAGTATACGCTGGTCGGCGAAGATGATCCGGAACACATCCGTTATGTGGCCAGACTCGTCGATGAAAAGATCAAGGAGATCGGTATGAAGAGT
The sequence above is drawn from the Salinicoccus roseus genome and encodes:
- a CDS encoding S-ribosylhomocysteine lyase, whose protein sequence is MPKMNVESFNLDHTKVDAPYIRLAGKSEGEHGDVIYKYDIRFCQPNKEHMEMPGLHSLEHLMAENIRNHHDKVVDLSPMGCQTGFYLAVLNDDDFDHIREVVEKTLDDVLEADEVPACNEVQCGWAASHSLEGAKEIARNMLAKKDGWDVVFAK
- the rnhC gene encoding ribonuclease HIII, which produces MLPSDIASLSKVSALYVIINLLYLSTSGYTSICIRKNIKERVNMNYDQLNTIGSDEAGVGDYFGPMTVCAAHVPADKVALLKELGVKDSKNLSNGTVDKLARDIIHIIPYSLVILDNPSYNEKIDAGWNIVKLKAVLHDHCIRNVYEKLDDGAQQDVQAIVIDQFTTENAYRKYVPDPFRPELIHQETKAESKSIAVACASILARSKYLEQMENLNRNLKTTVPRGASGKTDAFAAKIADRHGMDYLDNMTKKHFKSRQKVMDLLRKKGSM
- the zapA gene encoding cell division protein ZapA, giving the protein MAEYRNRIAVEINDQQYTLVGEDDPEHIRYVARLVDEKIKEIGMKSAGLDTTRKAVLTAVNVMDEYVKLVEKHEALLKEMDQQGN